From Blastocatellia bacterium, a single genomic window includes:
- the tsaD gene encoding tRNA (adenosine(37)-N6)-threonylcarbamoyltransferase complex transferase subunit TsaD — MLILGIETSCDETAAAVVEDGRILRSNIVATQYAVHRPYGGIVPELASREHLRNIVPIVRAALEEAGVTFREIDAIAVTRGPGLIGSLLVGICYAKSVAYALSRPLIGVNHHEGHIFSVVFENPPVQYPALALVVSGGDTSLFWMPEPEQYHLLGHTRDDAAGEAFDKVAKLLGLGYPGGPVIDRLARRGNPRAVRFTIPRMSGNDFDFSFSGLKTAVVRYVREQGIRPVREGEEVPEVILDLLASFQETVVRTLVQRLSRALEQYEARTLILTGGVACNSRLREEVFLLGRTMGISVYVPSPPLTTDNAAMIAAAAYPKLLRGERSGWDLTAEPGLRLHHVDARRDQRALRLKEGHG, encoded by the coding sequence ATGTTGATCCTCGGGATCGAGACATCTTGCGATGAGACCGCCGCCGCCGTCGTGGAAGATGGGCGGATCTTGCGCTCGAACATCGTGGCCACGCAATATGCCGTCCATCGACCCTACGGGGGCATCGTGCCTGAACTGGCCTCGCGCGAACATTTGCGGAATATCGTCCCCATCGTTCGAGCCGCGTTGGAGGAAGCGGGCGTGACCTTTCGCGAGATCGACGCCATCGCGGTGACGCGAGGGCCCGGGCTGATCGGCTCGCTTCTTGTGGGCATTTGCTACGCGAAATCGGTCGCATACGCGCTCTCGCGACCGCTCATCGGTGTGAATCATCATGAGGGGCATATCTTCTCGGTCGTCTTCGAGAACCCGCCTGTTCAATATCCGGCGCTCGCGCTCGTCGTCTCCGGAGGAGATACGAGCCTCTTTTGGATGCCAGAGCCCGAGCAGTACCATTTGCTCGGACATACGCGCGATGATGCGGCCGGCGAAGCTTTCGATAAGGTGGCGAAGCTCTTGGGACTCGGGTATCCCGGTGGTCCCGTGATTGATCGTCTGGCGAGACGCGGGAATCCGCGCGCGGTTCGGTTCACGATCCCGCGGATGAGCGGGAACGATTTCGATTTCAGCTTCAGCGGACTCAAAACGGCCGTCGTGCGCTATGTGCGCGAGCAGGGGATTCGCCCCGTGCGAGAGGGAGAGGAAGTGCCGGAAGTGATCCTCGATCTGCTGGCGAGCTTTCAGGAAACGGTCGTGCGCACGCTCGTGCAGCGTCTGTCGCGAGCGCTGGAACAGTACGAAGCGCGCACGCTCATTCTGACGGGCGGCGTCGCATGCAATAGCCGACTGCGCGAGGAGGTGTTTCTCCTGGGGCGAACGATGGGAATTTCCGTCTACGTCCCCAGCCCACCGCTCACCACGGATAATGCCGCGATGATCGCTGCCGCCGCCTATCCGAAGTTGCTACGCGGCGAGCGTTCCGGATGGGACTTGACGGCGGAGCCCGGGCTGCGCTTGCATCACGTGGACGCGCGACGGGACCAGCGCGCGCTTCGCCTGAAAGAGGGACATGGCTGA